The genomic stretch AGCTAGGCTGGTTGCCTGAACTACTGGAAGGAGGTGCGGAAGGAGGACCATTTCCACCTGGATAGGAGAGGATTGGAGGAAAGAGGATTTTAGTAATAAACCATGACATGCATAATAACATCTATTAGGATATGTCTACATGTGTAATAGACCATGCACAAAAGACAATCTCACTAGAGACTTGTGTCTATCCAAAGACAGCTGCTTTATGCTGCACCTTGCTTCATTGAAAGGTAAAGATTAGAACAGCAGGCAGCCGTACCTTGTTCCACATTGCCCATCATATTTGGCGAGGTCATGCTGAGTGGAGGTTTGTTATTTTGAGGGATGCCAGGACTCTGCATGGGCGGCTTAGGTGATGACGTCCAACTAGGGGAAGGGGCAGGAAGCGAGGGCGACTTCATATGGACGGGTGATGCCCCTGCTGAACCCATCATTGGAGGAGACTTGATTGAAGCAGCTGCAGCTGCTGCGGCCGCTGCTGCAGCTGAGGGTCCGCTGAGCATGCCGGCGAGCTGGGAGGGCGTCTGTGGAGATTTAAGGTTACCAGAGGGCGAGCCTAACATAGGCGACTGGACCTGCCGCAGTGTGGGAGACTTGAGGGGGTTGACGTTGGGTGAGTTGGCCGGGCCAGACTGGACACTCAGGTCTGAAGGTTTGCGGCCCATGTTCCTCTGGTTGGCCGGAGGCCCTGAGCTGTTTGAAGGCTGGCTGGGTGGTAAAGGGGGCATGTGGCTAAGACGACCATTCCCACCCACACTGCCTCCTCTCTGATCAGGGGGAAAGGGTGGTTCACCTCTGGGGCCTCTTTGATTTCCAGGTCCTTGAGGACCCATACCAGGAAACTGTCGGTTGGGTCCCATATTAAAATCACCTGGGTGAGGCTGGTCAGAAAAGGGAGGTCCCTGCATCATCTTCTGCTGCGGGCCCATGTTCTCAGGCATGGGACCTCCCCCTTGCCTCATCTTCATCAGCTCTTCCGGACTCATGTTCATTGGTGGTTCTCTCATCTTGGAGGGCATCATCTGAGGATTTGGCCCCATATTGGGCCCCATATTGATGTTACCAGGTCCCATACTGAAGTCACCCATGTCACGCCCCAGTCCTTTTACAAACTCCATTCTTGAAGAGGGGCTCATAGGACCTTCCCCTGGTATTCTGGGAAACATCATGCCACCCCCATTCCCAGGCTCCAATTGTCTCTGGGTTGCCATCATCCTGTTCATTTCCATCACCATGCCTGGTGGTAATCCCATACCTTGTTTATCACCCATGCCTTGATGGAACATAGCTTCCTGTACTGACTGTGGGTTGGGGAACCTTTCCACTCGCCCTCCAGGTCCTCCAAACATTCCTTGACCTGGTGGAAACCCCCTTCCGTCCCCCATCTTGGGCATATCCTCAGGCCAGTTCATGCCAGGTCTTGGCATGGCATTAGGCCCACCATCCATCTCTGGGTTTATCATTCCAGAGAAACCTGGCATTCTCTGCATATGTGGGTGCATTCCTCTGGGACCCATGTTCATCTGCTCAGGGAATGGTTCTGGACCCCCAGGACCCCACATTTCCCCAGGATTCATTTGGTAGGGTGGTGGTGGCCCTCGCACTATGCCCCTTGGGCCACCTTGGTGAAGCATCATGTCTCCCATTGGTCTGTGCTGCAGTTGTTCCTGCTTACGCTTCTTCTCCTCATAGAACTCCTGCTGTAACTTCAACCATGCCATCTGCTCTGGTGTCATATGGTCACCATGCTCTCCACCAGGTCCTGGATGCGAATTCATGGGTCCTGGTCCTTGAGGAGGAGGCCCAAGCTCATCAGGGGAGAAAGGCATGTCCCTGGGTCCTGTTGGCCCAAAGGGAGGACCATCTGGCCGTGGACCTCCAGGACCACCAGTTTTCCCTAAGCTCTGGGACTGAGCCATCATAGCCTGAAGTGGCCCTTGTTCAGGCTTTTTGGGTCCACCATCCATCATGGCGGAATTGGGTGGGGGTCCGCCCATATTTCCTTGCCCCATAGCAGCCATGTCTTTGTCGTCAGGGAAGAGCATACGTTGGATGTCTCGCAAAGTCTGTAGGGAACGTTCCCTGTGCTCCAGCTGCTCCTGGGAGAGTCCCTCAGGGTTGTCCCCCATGCTGGACATTATCTCATGAGCTAGTTGTTGCTGGTGCTGGGCTGTTAGCTTAACATCTGCTCCTTTGGGCAGGTCAAGGGAAGGGAAGCCCTGCTGAGGACCAGCACTTGGAGGCTGGTTGGAAGCCTGGCTACCAGGAGTCCCTGCTGGATTACTACCATCATGAGATCCAGCACCATCTTGGGGGCTGCTGCTGGGAAGGCTCTTTGAGTCCATGCCCCCTGATGATGGGCCATCCTGAGGAAGGTTGGCTGGTTTAGCCCCTTGGGCTGGCTGCTGAGGTTGAACTGGTTGCGCTGGAGGCTGCTGCTGGGGCTGACCCGGTTGCACTGCTTTGGAGGCTGCTTGGTGGTTCTGCTCAGAGGAAAAGGATGACTGCTGTTGTTGGGATGCTGCCCCTTGCTGTTTAGGGTCACTCCGGTGGGGTCCAAGCTGATTGTTCTGAAACAGACATAAGAGAAAAGCAAGATTAATACTAACGTAATCACTGGTTATTGTTGaaataatcaataaaatattgtgTTACCAGGGGGATTTGTGGCTTGCCACCCTTGCTGTTGGAGATATTGTTCATGTGATAAACTATAATATTTTCTGCATGGCCTGTTATCACTGCTTCCGCTGCCCTGGAgagacaagaacacacacagtgcatGAGTATTGGTAGTTGCTGCTGATGGACTAACAACTATGCCTGAGGACAACATTTTTACTACACTGAAATAACACAGCTGAAGCATCTCATTAAATTCCAATTTCTAATTAAGGGTCTAGCGTTTATCATTCCAACCCAACCATTTAAGGAGGTAATTGGTAAACTACATTTGAGTGTATATAAATATCCGTGTGCTTGTCTGTGTGATTCTATTCACAACTGCACATATATTATTACATGGGCAACAGAAGACGACGAGCAGTCAAAATCAATGTTGTGACACCAGACTCATCGCCTTTCCCGTGTAATGTCAGCCCTGTAATGACACGCCGCTCAGTGGGAGACCCTCCTTATGGCCACAGCATGCGTGACAGAGTCCCTGACACGTCTTGTCACTGACATTTGGCATCCTGCTGATTGTGATCTGAAGGTTTCTCCAGTCTTAGCTACCATGTCACCGTCATTGCTCACATTTCCCACCTTTCCAACACAGAGCAAGTCATTGCAAAAAGAACAGAGTGGGGCTCATTCTGAAAAAGGAATGTGGCGGGTTTCTTTGACACTTAATTTGGTAAAAGACCCTTAAATAGTGTCACTGGGACGATTCTTACTTGTTGGCCATCTCTGTTGTAAAGACGTAAACAACTTTTGACCCAGATTTCTGATTGCTGCCTAACTCTGATGCTGTGTTCTGTCCTCCAACTGCATTGTGGGTAGGTGTGGACGCTGAGAGGGCACCTGGGTCCGGCTTTATATCACTGGCGTTACAGTctggaaaaaagggaaaaggacaAAGAGTTGTGTGTACATCCTGTGGACGATATTGATAGCTGTTAAATCTTGAAGTTGTTACTGAATTAATAACATTATCGACATCCGATGTtccatgttttaaaacaaattctTATGAATGTTGAGCCAGCAACTTACTGAAAAAACCTGGGTCATCCTCGTCACTCTCTCCACCCGAACACCAGTCGGCTCCACTGTAGGGCTGCCGTCGTTCAGCAACACACAACCTTTTTGCCCTGCTGCCCAGCtctagagaaagagagtgagcgagagactGTCATTTCACAGGAACACTTTTGTTCAGAAATATTTATTCTAATATGTTTCAGTTCATAATCTGTTTGTTTCTCATAGGATGTAAATCAGACATGGTCTTGGCCCACTCATCAGGAAATGTGCTCCTGATACTTTGTTGTCCAGGAACCTAGCCGTAGAAgtttaaataatcaaaaaaaTTTACTCTACCCACAggatattaattatttacattagtTAAATTCTTAATGCATGTCTTGTTgggaacaacaaaaacaaaaaggctACACGATTGGTCCCCCATTTGGCCGTAGATTTTAACTGGAACATAACTGAAATGTTAATGTgaatgttaaatgttaaataagaTTAAGCCTAAACCTAGAATACATTAAAATTCACAATTTACAACAGCAATTCACAATTGCCACCGCACTTAAGTCCACCACTAAGCCTAATTAATGTCTGGAAAATTGGTCTTTGTTGTCATATTTCCCACTGATGACAAATGCAAGGACAAGAAACTGGATTCAAGTCCAAGGTCTGGGTGGGTTTGAATGCCCctgccttatatatatatatatatatatatatatatatatatatatatatatatatacacacacacacacggctgttttgaacattttaccACCTCTGGGAAGTTTAACTCCTATTGTCTCCACTCATGACCTTGCTGCTCTACTACCTTGCTGGTCAGGACCATCTGTCTgcaaactgcacacacacaagcaaagcTGTAACCAGGATACAGCAAACTGACTATGAGTAAGATAAAAGAATTTAAATAAAGAGGAGTGATACAACAAGACTTGCTGGTGTGGAGAATACACATCGTGTCcaagcaaacaaacaccatGAGCAAACACCCAACAGTGAAAGCAAACATACATGGACCTAACCTATGAGGCAACACACAAGCAAGTAGGCAGTTCATTTCAGTCAAGTTTTTGCTACCTCCTGTCCTGCTCTTAAAAGCTGTTGCTTTCAGTGCACCTCAGGCAAGCTCTAGGCACAGTGAATTCAACGCCATATAAAATCCAAATTGTCTGTATTTGTTCTCAATTTAAATAACTGGCCAAATTTGCATTACATATTCAACACAAATTCAATGAAAATGGCCACAATCATACAGCAAATAATCTCTATGCAGAAGCATTAACCACCAGCAGGGGTCCttcagacagacaaacacagacggaaaaaataaaatgggaaGGGGAGGGGGGGAAAAAGCCCCCACTCCCCCTTTCTTAGCAACAGAGATGGTATATTCCTTGGCGCTTCCTACCCCCAAACCTACACTGTGATGTTTCCACTAGGAGACATACGGGGGTGTGGATGTCTTTATGCAGCACTACAGCCCTGAGCGCTGTGCCTGAGGACAGTAGGAgatacacacgcacacgcgagcgcacatacacaaacaccaaAAAACAGCTAGTCTGAAAATGAGATTCCAATGTCACATATTACATCTGAGTCTTGGTTTGTCTGTATCTATCTTAAAAGGAAGACCAGAAACTGGATTTTATAAAAAGACACTGAACAGATTCTTTCTCAGTAACCTTGTATATTAAAAACACAAGACAAATAAAGCTATGCAAGCTATTACCTGCAAAATAAATGGGCAAATATTCACGTGGATGTGCAAAGTTCAAACCCCAGTCATGCCTAAATCATTTGAGATCAGGGGTCCAAGAGAATACAACTGGTCTTACTCTCTAGAGGTGGGTACAATGGCCCTTCCTCTTTCCCAGCAGTTATGCTAGCCTGCACAACTCTGGGAGCACCGGAGTCTGAGAAGACTCAAACAGACATACTGTAAATTGCAAAGGACAGTGTTTGAGAATTAGCTGGCAGAAGAgtgacattaatattaatacagcGGTAGATTCCCAGCATCACAGCAAAGAAGCGGGATTCATTTTTAGAGAAACAAAAATGCAAGAAattcctctttcttttctgtagATGATCTATCAAGTGATCCTTATACAGTACAAGTGCAGTGTTTCGTTTCGAAATTGCTGGCCTTTGGTAATCTCTGCACACAACAATCATacatgagggggggggggcattaaaatgcaataaaacagaAAGCCATGATGTCTAATTCTCTAGAACTTATATGTAACTGATAAAGATACAAATAAAAGACTTTTTAGCTTCCCAACTTAGAttaattttgtaaacatttcataaaaaacaaattttgatttgaaattgatgcaacacacaaaaaatgaatgaataaagaaaacCAATTAAATATTGTATATATGCAGCTCTGAAGCACACTGTCCGTGTAGGTCAAGGCCAGGGATCACTGTTGAAGGAGCGTGAACATCAAGCCCTCAACCTGCACATCATCTACTCTGATACAGTGATAAATGCAGCCACATGGGCTCTACAGTAATTTGGGAAACTGTTTCATTTAACACAGTCTGCCTATATGCATCATGAAAAACAACCTGAATCTCTGGCCCCAAACTCCTCTCAAGCCTTGGGAAAACATCAGGAGAATCAGGTTAAGACATATTCTGGTGttgccctttcacacatgcagggCCTAAGATTTTCCATGTCAGATGtgttctcacagctggaaatgttctgTGTGATTTAGGAATCGGGCAGTGCCTATGTAGCACATGCAGGAGGCACAGCATGAACTCACTCTGAATTCTCTGGAACATTACCAGCTCTATTCACACACGGACTCACTCAGATATTACTCGGATTGTGTACTTAAGGAACTGGCAGAATAAACTTCGGGTAATGTCCGGTACAGCTGTTTTGGTCATTTgaattcacacatacagctcctcagGGTCCAAAAATTTCTGTGTTACCAGGGGTGAGCAGAGAGCATGAAAGACTGAAGTAAAATTTTGACCCTCCAGACTGTTATCAGCTAAAAGGTGCAAATGCAAACACCTCTcatggtatgtgtgtgtgcttttgggGTGTATATCAGTGCCCACTGCATGGGTGACTTACATATGTGAGAAGATGCAACTGATGTGACGGCAAACATTGGGTTTTTAGAGATGTGCTGGCATCAAAGCGACTTAACTTCTTAGGATGTCCACATTTATTTCAGCAGTATTTTCCTAGTTCTCATTCTGCatatcgctgtccaattaaaaacaagtatctcccaaaacagtaactttgaAAGTTAAGTTTCTTCCCCCCCTTCACCTGTAATGCGtcaactaaaaatccacaaacatggagatacgtgttttaattggacaacgaCGGTACACTACAATATAGTATCTGGGTTCCTATGGCGCATCATGAAGAAAAGATTCAGACAATGGCAACCACAAACTGTTTAACAGCTGTCTTGTATCAAACCAGAAGAGGCAAAAATCACACTGGCAGAACTGCAATGATTAGTGTCCCCTGTTCCCTGATGATTAACTACAATGAAAAGTGATGTAATACAGTGGTTGCCCCCATCCCAACTTTGAGTGTGTTTCATGTatcaaattatacatttatttccatatACAAAACACTATCAATTTGTTTAGTGAAAAGATTGGAGAACTTTCCTTTGTAATATTgtcacttaaaaataaataaataaataacttccAAGACAATAAACAACTCACAGACTCTGGTTTTTATGTCCTTTACAAAAAGAAACCCTTTTGCGGAAACATGGATGTGCATACAATCCACATCTTCCAAATCAAATGTTGGGAAAAATGAACATCATTCAGGGCCTTATCTGTACTGTTCCCCAAGGTATTGCACAGACAGATGAAACCAGGATGTTTTGATCCTACCTTTCTGGTCCCCCTCGTTGTTGGGCGTCCCTGTATCTCTCTGCTCAAACGATTCAACCGAAgtgcttctttctctcttgaTCTTGCTTTTTGACCCATTGCCTGAGTTCAGGCCCTGTCCATTTTTTAGTCCCATTCCCCCCACGGAGCCCTGAGGGCCCTTGGGCGTGTGGCTTCCACCCAGTGACTTGGGGTCGCAGGGAGATGGCTGCGACTGGCTTCCAGCACCTCCTTGTTTTCCCTGATTGGGCAATTTGGAGTCCATCTGGGCGGCACTGGAGGGAGACATCACGGGTGGTGAGCGCACCATGGCCTCCTGCTTGGATTTAGGACTGCTGGAGAAAAAGAAGACAGAAAACAGTGAGACGCCAGGACACCAATATGtaatgcaataaaacaaaatataatttgttaGCCCAATGACACCTATTTTACATCATTATGAGCCTAAGAGACTGTAAACATTTTTCTACCTCACTACTGGCCATTGATtccataaataaatcaacaattACAGTTTACAGACCCTGGTCTGATTGCTTTGTGCAATATTGAAGAACGGACAAGAAACCAACACTGCATGTTCAGAGTGAACGGCTCCTATAATATGAAGGAATTCTACTCGTCGTTCCTTCTGACGAGTTCTTATTTTAGGATGGAATGAGGAACCTCTGTCTCAGCTCAGCATTCCATCTCCACCTGAACCTTGGCTTGCTTCCTGCTGCACATGACATAGCATTTCTCCCACCACCTTAAAGAAACATCTCGTAGGAGTTTCAGAGGGAAATCCTGACGCACACAAATGACGCACCAAGCGCAATCAAGGCACACTCATGTACCAAACCTGTTCTCCTCCTCTCAAGTTGACAAAGCTTTGAGTTAATATGTAATGAAGTACCCTGTCTGACCAGATCAGCCAGCAGCTAACCTGAACTCGGATATGCAACAGCATGTTGCCATGGTGCCAAGGTTTACATCTGTAATCGActgaattgaaaaaaaaaacatatggcAGTTAGCTTCAGTATATTTAGCACGAACAAATGCCTCCAAGTAAAACTTTGGGAACATTCAAGTGAAAATCTAGTATTCAGACTTCCCCTTAGCCAAAGTGCAGTTAATAAGCTAAGCCACATTGTTGTGTTTACATCTGCTGCAGGTGATCTCAAGGTAAGGTAACCAATAAGTGATGGATTCTTAAACAGCATGGtctagttttgtttttaaaacattttagcaTAAGCTAATCTTATATATCTAGCATATAATTGTGTAACCAggaacagatttaaaaaataaataagacaagGCAATTTTGAGCTGAATTCAAAGATACTCTGTAAACGTGATGGATCGAATGTGGCTGCTGGTCGTTCTGCTTTACCCATGGCCAGTACTGTATAAACACAAATGAGAGGGTGGAAGGAAAGTTCTATTAGCAGTCTAAAATTGAAGAGACTCTCTTAGACCACCATGCGCTAATATCAAAATACAGCACTCTATAAACcctcacacagagaaaacacagacaaattCAACTTTTCAGTAGACCAGCGAAGGCAGTGGAAACTCAATACTGACAATTGCTTGAAATACCGGACAGAACGTTTGGCAGTTGCACTAAATCTACATCCAAAATGGCCGGCATGTAAG from Hoplias malabaricus isolate fHopMal1 chromosome 2, fHopMal1.hap1, whole genome shotgun sequence encodes the following:
- the bcl9 gene encoding B-cell CLL/lymphoma 9 protein isoform X2: MLEVQEERPAAAAASGAATGTGTASGTASSATARKERAKERQEEGQDCSGPAAATTAGPRSARAKATPSAAPPPPTHAHSHSHTHAHALTPSPHQHTTASASVALGLSSMHSSNPKVRNSPSANTQSPKSKQEAMVRSPPVMSPSSAAQMDSKLPNQGKQGGAGSQSQPSPCDPKSLGGSHTPKGPQGSVGGMGLKNGQGLNSGNGSKSKIKRERSTSVESFEQRDTGTPNNEGDQKELGSRAKRLCVAERRQPYSGADWCSGGESDEDDPGFFNCNASDIKPDPGALSASTPTHNAVGGQNTASELGSNQKSGSKVVYVFTTEMANKAAEAVITGHAENIIVYHMNNISNSKGGKPQIPLNNQLGPHRSDPKQQGAASQQQQSSFSSEQNHQAASKAVQPGQPQQQPPAQPVQPQQPAQGAKPANLPQDGPSSGGMDSKSLPSSSPQDGAGSHDGSNPAGTPGSQASNQPPSAGPQQGFPSLDLPKGADVKLTAQHQQQLAHEIMSSMGDNPEGLSQEQLEHRERSLQTLRDIQRMLFPDDKDMAAMGQGNMGGPPPNSAMMDGGPKKPEQGPLQAMMAQSQSLGKTGGPGGPRPDGPPFGPTGPRDMPFSPDELGPPPQGPGPMNSHPGPGGEHGDHMTPEQMAWLKLQQEFYEEKKRKQEQLQHRPMGDMMLHQGGPRGIVRGPPPPYQMNPGEMWGPGGPEPFPEQMNMGPRGMHPHMQRMPGFSGMINPEMDGGPNAMPRPGMNWPEDMPKMGDGRGFPPGQGMFGGPGGRVERFPNPQSVQEAMFHQGMGDKQGMGLPPGMVMEMNRMMATQRQLEPGNGGGMMFPRIPGEGPMSPSSRMEFVKGLGRDMGDFSMGPGNINMGPNMGPNPQMMPSKMREPPMNMSPEELMKMRQGGGPMPENMGPQQKMMQGPPFSDQPHPGDFNMGPNRQFPGMGPQGPGNQRGPRGEPPFPPDQRGGSVGGNGRLSHMPPLPPSQPSNSSGPPANQRNMGRKPSDLSVQSGPANSPNVNPLKSPTLRQVQSPMLGSPSGNLKSPQTPSQLAGMLSGPSAAAAAAAAAAASIKSPPMMGSAGASPVHMKSPSLPAPSPSWTSSPKPPMQSPGIPQNNKPPLSMTSPNMMGNVEQGGNGPPSAPPSSSSGNQPSSMNVPGSLPSSSPYTMPPEPTLSQNPLSIMMSRMSKFAMPSSTPLYHDAIKTVASSDDDSPPARSPNLPSMNNSMPGMGVNHHQGHPRMMTPNSSGPMPSLSPMGMNTMGSQPLSHGMPNQMPSPNPMGPNMPPHTGPMGPGMMSHGMMMPPVAQDPGMGNNQMMPQGRMTLSHRGQGFPPGQSPPQQVPFPHNGPGPQGGFPHGMGFQGEGGPMGRMGSMPHGPGGEPGMCKPNTPGSQEFNNMPGVFNDSDLHEVMRPGASGIPEFDLSRIIPSEKPSQTLSYFPRGGDAPGGKPPHPSGPPGFPPMQGMMGEGNPRMGLPMQGMGGPPGPGHMGPQDMPMGNPGHNPMRPPFMAQGMMGPQHRMLSPGQQPGMMGGPGMMQGKERPMYNHPGPVGSPNMMMSLQGMGGPQQTMMMTSQMRPRMAADMAGMGFNPGPGNPGMMF
- the bcl9 gene encoding B-cell CLL/lymphoma 9 protein isoform X1, coding for MLEVQEERPAAAAASGAATGTGTASGTASSATARKERAKERQEEGQDCSGPAAATTAGPRSARAKATPSAAPPPPTHAHSHSHTHAHALTPSPHQHTTASASVALGLSSMHSSNPKVRNSPSANTQSSPKSKQEAMVRSPPVMSPSSAAQMDSKLPNQGKQGGAGSQSQPSPCDPKSLGGSHTPKGPQGSVGGMGLKNGQGLNSGNGSKSKIKRERSTSVESFEQRDTGTPNNEGDQKELGSRAKRLCVAERRQPYSGADWCSGGESDEDDPGFFNCNASDIKPDPGALSASTPTHNAVGGQNTASELGSNQKSGSKVVYVFTTEMANKAAEAVITGHAENIIVYHMNNISNSKGGKPQIPLNNQLGPHRSDPKQQGAASQQQQSSFSSEQNHQAASKAVQPGQPQQQPPAQPVQPQQPAQGAKPANLPQDGPSSGGMDSKSLPSSSPQDGAGSHDGSNPAGTPGSQASNQPPSAGPQQGFPSLDLPKGADVKLTAQHQQQLAHEIMSSMGDNPEGLSQEQLEHRERSLQTLRDIQRMLFPDDKDMAAMGQGNMGGPPPNSAMMDGGPKKPEQGPLQAMMAQSQSLGKTGGPGGPRPDGPPFGPTGPRDMPFSPDELGPPPQGPGPMNSHPGPGGEHGDHMTPEQMAWLKLQQEFYEEKKRKQEQLQHRPMGDMMLHQGGPRGIVRGPPPPYQMNPGEMWGPGGPEPFPEQMNMGPRGMHPHMQRMPGFSGMINPEMDGGPNAMPRPGMNWPEDMPKMGDGRGFPPGQGMFGGPGGRVERFPNPQSVQEAMFHQGMGDKQGMGLPPGMVMEMNRMMATQRQLEPGNGGGMMFPRIPGEGPMSPSSRMEFVKGLGRDMGDFSMGPGNINMGPNMGPNPQMMPSKMREPPMNMSPEELMKMRQGGGPMPENMGPQQKMMQGPPFSDQPHPGDFNMGPNRQFPGMGPQGPGNQRGPRGEPPFPPDQRGGSVGGNGRLSHMPPLPPSQPSNSSGPPANQRNMGRKPSDLSVQSGPANSPNVNPLKSPTLRQVQSPMLGSPSGNLKSPQTPSQLAGMLSGPSAAAAAAAAAAASIKSPPMMGSAGASPVHMKSPSLPAPSPSWTSSPKPPMQSPGIPQNNKPPLSMTSPNMMGNVEQGGNGPPSAPPSSSSGNQPSSMNVPGSLPSSSPYTMPPEPTLSQNPLSIMMSRMSKFAMPSSTPLYHDAIKTVASSDDDSPPARSPNLPSMNNSMPGMGVNHHQGHPRMMTPNSSGPMPSLSPMGMNTMGSQPLSHGMPNQMPSPNPMGPNMPPHTGPMGPGMMSHGMMMPPVAQDPGMGNNQMMPQGRMTLSHRGQGFPPGQSPPQQVPFPHNGPGPQGGFPHGMGFQGEGGPMGRMGSMPHGPGGEPGMCKPNTPGSQEFNNMPGVFNDSDLHEVMRPGASGIPEFDLSRIIPSEKPSQTLSYFPRGGDAPGGKPPHPSGPPGFPPMQGMMGEGNPRMGLPMQGMGGPPGPGHMGPQDMPMGNPGHNPMRPPFMAQGMMGPQHRMLSPGQQPGMMGGPGMMQGKERPMYNHPGPVGSPNMMMSLQGMGGPQQTMMMTSQMRPRMAADMAGMGFNPGPGNPGMMF